TTTATTAACAAATTAACGAATGTGGACGATTTGTATGACCTACCGCATACAAATATGCACAGTTACAAGAAGAAGGTACAAGGTCATAAACCTAGGTACCTAAATGCTTGTGAGAAAAGtaattgaaaaatgagttttcttttgtttcttgcttgTAAATTTCTTTTATGCCCAAACAAGAGCTAGATATTTTTGTACCACCAGAAAAAAAGCCAAAGGGACAAcaggtttaaaattttaaaatcgtTACTTAAAATAcgtttaaaataacattttctatcgaaacaaattttttttttcctaaaaaaaaaagcttttttttaataaaaagataaaaaaaataaaaatgaaattgtaTTGAGATTATCAATTATTTTGTAACAATTTAGATTACTCAATAATACGAAAAATAAACGGACAAAAAAATACTAGCACTTAAACCTTCTTTGGTAGGAAATGACGAATGCTGATAATAGGAAAGTGCAGATATCAGTAcctttttatgttttggcaaCATAACTAATATTTGGCAGAAAATCTAAACAAAGCCATAAGATTGGTTGGTTGGAGTTGCAGAGATACCAACTCCGAATGAATGAATGAGATATTAACCCGCTAGGGTTTGGATCCCTTGGTGCCCAAGGAAAAGTAAATATAACAAAGCTAACAAGCTAGCCAGAACTTCCAATCCagtccaaaacaaaacaaaaccaaaccgaaaaaggttgagagagagagagatgcagagAGCAGTAGTGCAAGTGAAAAGCATCTCGGCTTTGAAAGTGTGCCGAAACCATGCCGGAAAAATCACACAACTCGCAGAAAAAGTGATTACTCCTTTTCCTCCCACAACTCCTTCACAACAATTGCGAAGCCCCTGCGTTGATCTCTACTTCTGCAGTCCCGTGGAGGGATCATACTTTGACTGCCGGTCGATTTCCGAATACCAGCAAACGTTGGTGCAGAAACTATTGCCGCAGGCCTGGTCCCACGATCCCCTAACTACCCTCAAGCTCATTTTGCACCTCCCAGGCGAAGCCTTCTACGCGGCCGCTGTTTGGCTCCACCACAACCACCCCAAGACCCTTGCCTGCAACCTCCTGCCTATTGCAGACGACGGGGGAATTGCCAGCGTCCTCGAAATTCTGTCCCGGCTAGACGTAGGCCACTCAGTTGATGACTACCCTTGGACTTGGACGAGGATGCTGTACAACATCAGCCGCCAGCAGAATTTCTGTGCTAATCCCTTTGTGTTCCGTAGTAGTCGGGCAGAGACAACCAAGGAGAAAGCCAGCGCCTTGTTGAAGAGAAGGAAGACCATCGCCATGGCTAACAAGGTCGCTGAGAGGTATGATCGCGATCCGCATTATCGGTTCTTGCACGACCGGGTTTCGGACCTTATTGCCGAGTGCTTGAAGTATGATATTCAGGAACTGAACAAGCTTAAGcacaagcagcagcagcagcagcagggcGAGGAGGGGCTGGAGATGTTGGAGTTGAAGATAACGAGTGCCGCTTCATATTGCCCTTCCAGACCCAACTCCTCCAAGGCCCCACGCCCCACGGGTCTGCTGTATGAAAGCATTGCGAGAAAATTTCCGCTGGGGATGCGGCTGAGAAAGGAGGTTTTGGTGCCGTTGAGACAAGCCATGGCGTCAAGGAAGTCAGTCCAAGATGATGCCAACCCGTGGGGTTATGATTATCATCCGTTCCCTCGCACTGAGTGTCCCATTTTCAAGTATATGCTGGAGCTGAACGAAGCCATTGCCGCCAAGTCCAAGTCTGTGCCCGAGTTGATTGAGACCGGTGCTCTGCTTCCACACCAGATCCTAAGATATGCTAGGAAATTCGAGCAAGCCGCCGAGCTTCTGTGGGAGAGAATGGTGGAGGACTTGCACCAGAAGCAGGGGAAGCTCAACAACTGCTTGGTTGTGTGTAATGTGGACACATCCTCCTGGTTCTGCAGCGAGGCTGGGCCTCTGGGGCTGTTGGTGTCCCAACTGAATAGCCAGAATCCATGGAAAGGAAAGGTGGTGAGTTACACTCGAAACCCTCAGATGCATTTGATACCACCGGGCAAAGATCTTAGGTCCAAGTGCAAATTTATGGGGAGTTGGGAGGAGAAGGACTGGGGTGACAAGGACTGGGAGAAGGAGGTTGATGCGGTGAAGAAGGTGTTTGATTTGATTCTGGAAGTCGCCGTGAAAGAGAATGTGAAGCCAGAGCAGATGATCAACAAGGTGTTTGTGTTTAAAGAGAAATACGGACATAAAGACCTTACTTGGAGTGGAATTAGGAACTCAATATTTTGTGATTACAAAGAAATACAAAGGAGGTTTGAGGCCAAGGGGTATACAGTGCCACACTTGATGATTTGGAGTACGAACGATGGCATCAGTCCATTGGAGCCGCCTGAGTGTAGCGTAGAACAAGGGGTGACGTTGTTGCGTGGCTTCTCCGACAACCTGGTCAAGTCCTTCTTGGACAATGACGGGGAAATTGGTCCAGAAGAGATCATGGAAGCAGCCATCTCCGGCGAAAACTATCAAACTCTGGCCGTAGTCGACTGAGTGGGTAAACCCTAATTATCTATCCATTTAAGCCATTGTACTAATTAGTTTGGTTGCTGATATGATCGAGGGAGTTTCTTAGTTTATGGAACGTCCAGATTCCAAACAAGTAGTTATAACTTTGGTTGTGGAACTGATTGGTCTGTTTGTACTGGTAGTGATTCATTATGTGGGGTGAGATTTGCTATTGCAACTACGTTACACGATGTCACTCTGTAGGCTTAATTTGTATTCTGCTCGACAAACTAAGCGGAATCAAATGTTTCTGTGTACAATGGTACGGAAGAATAAAAACAATGACCGCCAACGCACTGTAGTAAGCGGAATCGGAGGCAGGCTGTCATCTCCCACACCCAACGTACACTCCAGAGTTCAGACGCccttctataaaaatcagcaacTTCATTCCAGTTCCCCAACTCCTTTGGAAGAGCAGCAACAGACCCCATACGCTTTGCAGCATCCCAGCTTCTGATTTGGTTGTAAAGGATATAGAAAGAAAGCAGTTATCGAGATCATCAAACAATATCCTATGGCACCCAAACAATAGACTTTACTAGTAAAAAATAACAATGATACGAAGAGATCCATTCTTGTCCTTTCGAAGTTTCTTACAATGCTTCCTTCGCTTTCCCACAACCCTTGGCAATCCTTAACCCAGTAGCTACAAcagaaaacaaagtttaatTCAAAATCCTCATCAACCATTGAAATGATTTGGCGTGTTGGGCATGTTGGATAGTCAACTCACCTAACCCAACTTTCACAATTCTGATTTGGGTTGAGTTTGGATTCATGCGGGTTTGGTTGGACTCGGGTTTTAATTGGGTTTAGCCTTACTCTTTTATGGATTTGGCTTCGTCCAGTTTTATCGAGATCAATCTTATAATACcttatatttttcaaattttgaaccaAACATCAATATTTAAAATTCTATTTACTCATCGTCATCTAGAGAAAAATTAAAGCATACAACTTCCACAAATATATCAAACAACCACCTTTATTCTTCATTTACGTTTCATATACTTTGGGAGATATGTGAATTTACTGACTTTTTGAATCTTGACCAGGTTATTTGTTGGAAGCAGACGATGGAGAGAAATTTAAGAATATTAAAGCCAAAATTCTTATATTGTAATTCAtataaacaagaaaaatcaacATAGAAAAGTTTCAAAGAAACCCTGAAATAAGTAAAATCCAGAGAGAAAATCGACATTATTTATACTGTTAATTAAGAGAACACCATTTGTAAtgacattttatttttaattatgccCTTCTTTAGtaaatgagaaatgctaaggagagtCTAAAAGTAAGACTCTCTGTAGACTATCCACCACCTCACATTTTTGCAcaattatttataatattgGTACGAAAATTGTGCTAAAAACATAAGGTGACAAAGAGTCCGAAAATTTTCACTTTTGAAATAGTCTCCTTAGTATTTCTCTTGATAAATAACAATTTAACCATTAAGAGTATTTATATCAAATTACTAAATTTCAAATGCTCAAGAAACGCATCTTATGTGAAAATTGCTAGTATCAATAAAAACAAGCCTCTTGCCACTTGCGCGTGATAATTGACACACCCAgatccggaatgtccactaggactccgaattgagctgtgctggccgcCACCTTAACAGGGAcatgccacgaatcctcgtcgataaggaactttgctactagaacctggaggggcgcaaaacaaagttgagtgggtcagtaaaacaaagtttccaaaacatttcatttaacaacatatctaacccctcgctgtaaaacctgtatactttcccagaaaataacataatagtatataaacatatatatatatatatatatatatatatcatcaatcACAATCCTTCAACGCTTTTCATAAAGAATATGCCATACCATGCCattgccaaaatataatatgaatgcatcaatataaatcaggtgaaataataaatcaaccggagaccctacaatggtcctgtacggctgattctatagctcaatattccatacagccggagtcaccaactgtgacctgtacggccctgccggagtcacaaactgtgacctgtacggcactacactgcacataagtcggaactacctatagtagtctgtacgactaagatggtgaaataatacgctctagtgttacggtggtggagcgcgcccgggaagtggtccgccctgggccgggatgtgacaataattgactcttttaaattttatttaattttattagatttttaattgtttataaaaaaaaacttagtttACAATATTATTGATCTAAattacatattaataaaattctaTTTGTTAAGGGTGAAAAGACAATTTAAACTTCTACCACAAAATAGAATATGAGAGTAATGTAATTTTGCACAAaccaaattttacattttttttaagtctCACCCACATATAGTCATAACATacctctaattaaaaaaataaaaataaagatcaAAACATCTTTCCCCTCTCCTTctgatttaaaaataaaatagatgtGTAGACATATGCTAGTAATAAATTCAGAAAAGAGGTGGCTAACTTCTTTACATGGGGTGAAGTtgttcttttgaatttttatttgaaaattattttactattttgcactaatttagttaaattttcttttatttttattttttaaaagttaGCTTTATCAATGTTTCACCAAATTTACCTTCCCTTATTTACCAATCATTCATCATTTATTCTCTCCATCTGTACATTGAAAttccaacaggatcctctctggatctatTTGGTGAGGATCTTAGGGATCTGTAAATCATGTCAATTTATCATACATTGTGTGGTTCGTTTTTGTCAGGtgctgtttgtatttaattttaaataaaaatatttaaaatgatttatgactacacaatgtatgatgaacggataTAATTCATGATCTTGGAATCTTCACTAAAAGAATCTGGTGAGGATCCGAATTCATTGAAATTGGAAGAGGATCAtctcctgagctcaggatgAGATCCTCCTGACCACGAAATCCGACCGTTCAAATTAATTCAACGattgcaattattataacttttagaagacACCCTATTTGGAGCTgttagattaaatttgaacGGCCTGTATTTCGTGGTCAGAAGAATCCCCATCTTGAGAGAAGACCCTCCTCCATTGAAATTAAGATTATATATAGAGATGAAGATAAGTGGAGCCAGGTAGGCAGTTGCAAGGAACTCATGAAAACCGGGTAACAGCAAaatgggaaatttggaaaagtaACCATATTTTATAccctatatataattatagccactattttagttttatgataattctaaccaaaatttgatgtaaaaGTACTAATGTACCCTTAATATTAGGGTTTCTCACAACAAAAACTCCTTTAAACtctcttgcaaccttttggttTCTCACCTTAAACCAGATGAGCACCCTTTGCCAATTTTTCATAATATACCCTTAATTTAACAACAATATGTGAATATCTATATCTACtctatatctatatacatacatacatacatacatacatacatacatatatatatatagattaaaAAAGATTGTAGGAAATGGAGGGGTTCGAGAGTAAGGGGCACCGGGTAGTATTCAAGAGGCTACATCTTTTATGCTTCAAGATCTCAATTAATTGTTGTTTTTTCATGGTTAAGAGTAATGGGGATTTTTTTTGACATTAAGGATATATTAGTACttttacatcaaattttggttataattatcaaaaaactaaaatagaggctataattctatatgggGTCTAAAATATGGTTACTTTTCCAAAAATCCCCAGCAAAATACAGCCTAAAAAGGCAATCAAACTACGCTGTAAAACTAGAGgaaaaatccaacaaaaaaaaaaaaaaaagaggaagaaaaaagcTTTACACTCAGAGTTCAACCATCAACCATGGCGGGTTCCGATCCAAACAAGTTGCTCGCCAAAGCCGATAAACTGTAAGTGCTTCTTCAATATCTAGTAATTTAATCATAAGTATGCATAATTTTGCGTTTGGTTTGTGCATTTTGATTCAATTGAACGAGCCAAAGTTGTCTGTTTGTTATTGTGATTTCGATTAGTTATGGGTAGTAATATAATTCTGATTTTCTGGGTCAGTTGGAAATTGGATGAAGTTGCATAAATTTGGAATCTTTCAGTAATCTGCTAATTTTTCAGTAATTTACAGTGGACAACCGACATTTTGATTTCGTTTGAGCTTTAGTTTGTTTGTTGATGGGGGAAGAGCAAAAGAGGGCAAGCTCtgtctttttattgtttgtatAGTAACTTCGATTGTTCAAGCATGCTAGTTTCCCCGTCTTCTGAATTACTGAACGCCTTTAATTTTCGATTGTAGAACAAGACTCAGTCTTACAAGGTGGAGTGCGGATTGGAAAAGCGCTACTCTTTTGTACGAACAAGCTGGTATGTAGTATGTTATGTGCAATTGTAAGCATTCGTTACAATGGTTGATAGGGATTTATACTTAAACTGTTTTTGTTGTAGCAAATGGTTTTAGGATTGCCAAGGATTACGAGAAAGCAAAGGAAGCGTTGGAAAAAGCTTCGAAAGGACAAGAATTGATCTCCTCGTATCCTTGTTATCTTCTACTTTTCTGGTCCGTTCTTTCAGTGTCTTTTGACTTTGTTTGTGATCTCTATAGTTTCTCTCTTGCTATATCCTTTACAACCAAATCAGACCCTGGGATGCTGCAAAGCATATGGAGTCTGCTGCTGCTCTAGCGAAGGAGTTAGGAAAATGGAATGAAGTTGCTGACTTCTATAAAAGGGCGTCTGAATTGTACGCTGAGTGTGGGAGACCACAGCCGGCCTCAGATGCTCTTGCGAAAGGGGCCCGGTAAGGATATGCTTCACTCTCTTGCTTTTTGCAGCTATGAATCATAATGCCTTTGGAGGCTCATGTGAAATGATAAACCTTATTACAGTGCTCTGGAAGATTCTATGCCTGATGAAGCTATTCAACTTTACACTGATGCTTGTGCTATTCTTGAAGAAGATGGCAAGGAGCAAATGGCCTTTGATCTATATCGTGATGCAACTAGTGTTTACATAAAAAGTGAGAAGTAAGTTCTCAAATAACATACCATTTGTCTTTtgaattattgtaatttatcaTTTTAGTTGATTTGGAGGATGAAGTAAACTTTGGTCGTTATCATTTTTCTGGATGTATTAATAATCAAGGCATTTAAATGTTATATGTTATACCTTATCGCGCAATTAAAGTTAAGGCCTTGGTAAACTtgagttttcaggttttaaattCTTAGAAAAGGGTAGTGCTTTGAGGTTGCAAAAGTTCTAAAATTGAGGGTTTTCTTTTTCAGGAAATCAGTGTAATCTGTATGCAGCTTTTTTGTATGTGTTTGATCATGTTCTTGAGATCTTGAATTTAGTGTTTCCACTGTTTACAGGTATACAGATGCCGCTGCTTTAATGTTGAGATTTGGTGTATCTGCTGATAAGTGCAATGCTACCCATAGCCAGTGCAAGGTTCGAAAGGATTTTTCTGGCACTTTATATATTGTTTTTGTTGCATTTGTATTACCTATCCCACATGGCCCTCGTGTAGTTTCTGTATAACTATGTTACATAGTCTTCTTGTATCCATAATTCGAGAATTCCTTGAGGCCTTCTTACATGTATCCTGACTATTACACTGAAAAGTAATATTTTCTGCACTTTTAGTTTCATGTACCACTACATTTATAACTCAGACAATTACTCATTCTTCTTTGTTTGTCTGATACTCATGCAATGATTATAACCtgtgcttgtttcttttctgTGTGCAAAGTTATTATATAGCCCCTGCATATGAACATTAACATATCGTTATCCTTTCTCCCTTTCCGCATTAGTCACTGTTT
This genomic interval from Malus domestica chromosome 05, GDT2T_hap1 contains the following:
- the LOC103454475 gene encoding gamma-soluble NSF attachment protein → MAGSDPNKLLAKADKLTRLSLTRWSADWKSATLLYEQAANGFRIAKDYEKAKEALEKASKGQELISSPWDAAKHMESAAALAKELGKWNEVADFYKRASELYAECGRPQPASDALAKGARALEDSMPDEAIQLYTDACAILEEDGKEQMAFDLYRDATSVYIKSEKYTDAAALMLRFGVSADKCNATHSQCKAYLGAIIIYLYLHDIKQAEQCYNDCSQVDAFMRSDQCRFAGKLLSAYTDGNVEEIKKLAQSGTVNHLDHMIIRLARKLPTGDVSALTTHASEDQEEPLDEDDLT
- the LOC103414047 gene encoding uncharacterized protein; amino-acid sequence: MQRAVVQVKSISALKVCRNHAGKITQLAEKVITPFPPTTPSQQLRSPCVDLYFCSPVEGSYFDCRSISEYQQTLVQKLLPQAWSHDPLTTLKLILHLPGEAFYAAAVWLHHNHPKTLACNLLPIADDGGIASVLEILSRLDVGHSVDDYPWTWTRMLYNISRQQNFCANPFVFRSSRAETTKEKASALLKRRKTIAMANKVAERYDRDPHYRFLHDRVSDLIAECLKYDIQELNKLKHKQQQQQQGEEGLEMLELKITSAASYCPSRPNSSKAPRPTGLLYESIARKFPLGMRLRKEVLVPLRQAMASRKSVQDDANPWGYDYHPFPRTECPIFKYMLELNEAIAAKSKSVPELIETGALLPHQILRYARKFEQAAELLWERMVEDLHQKQGKLNNCLVVCNVDTSSWFCSEAGPLGLLVSQLNSQNPWKGKVVSYTRNPQMHLIPPGKDLRSKCKFMGSWEEKDWGDKDWEKEVDAVKKVFDLILEVAVKENVKPEQMINKVFVFKEKYGHKDLTWSGIRNSIFCDYKEIQRRFEAKGYTVPHLMIWSTNDGISPLEPPECSVEQGVTLLRGFSDNLVKSFLDNDGEIGPEEIMEAAISGENYQTLAVVD